GCAATCTGGAAGCCTTTCCTGGTTACCGGCCTCCTGTGGCTGGCGGCGCTGGTGGTGGCCCACGCCTGGCTGGGCGACTTCAAGCCCTGGGCCTGGGTTGCCGGTCTGGCTTTCAGCCTGAGCCACCTGCTGCTATGGACGGGGCTGCTCCTGGGTTTTCTGCTTCTTACCCCCTTCAAAGACCCCATCACCCCCTGGCTGACCGGGGGCTTCCTGCTGGCGGCGGTTTTCCTGGTGGAAGGCTCCATGCGAATCATGCGGAGGTACCATGCCCTATGTTCGAGCCCCCTCCGGGCTTCCAGGATGGGGTTGTGAAAGGTGCGTATGAACCTGAACCTTAACCCCGTTACCCTCTGGCAGAAGCTCAAGGACCTCAGTTTCGATTTTGGGGGTGTGCTCCTGATAGGGGGCGCGTTGCTGGCGGCGTTTTTGCTTCTTTTTAACGGAACACCCCGCGTGTATGCTCCCCCGATCCAGGAGATCACCCTCTGGGAGTACGAGGAGGCCTCCGGCAAGCTCGTCTTTGCCACCCGGCCCGAGGCTTTGGGCATGGAAGTCCAGAACTTCATTCAGACCCATGATGGGCAGCTCATCCCCTGGTGGGGTCAGAGCAGCGACGGCAGGCCCAGCGAGGTTCCCGCCGACACCCTTCCTCGGGAAGGGGGCCTGATCGTGCAGTACGCCTGCTCCTACACCCGCCCGCCCTACCGGGGATACGGCATGGTTGACAAGTGCTTTGTCTGGAAAGTCCCCTTTGCCTGGATAGGCGAAACCAACCCGCGCCTGGAGATCCCCTCCGGTCCGGTGACCTCGCGCTTCATAAGCAACATTCAGAAACTCAAGCCCCATGAGTACCCCACCCTCCTCCAATGACCCCCTGCACCTGGCCGTGCTGCTGCGCTGCTACGCTGCCAGCCCGGTAGCGTTCCGGCAAGGCCGGTGCATCAGGGGCATCAGGGGATCAACTGGGAACTGTGGCTGTACCGGGTGCTGGGCCTGGCCACGCTGGGCTGGCTCTTGTGGAGGTGGTTGGCTTGAGACAAAAAGGATACGCCCTGCTGATGGTGCTGGGCATGGCTTTGACGGTGGGCGCGGCTTTGATGGCGGTGCGGATGGCCCAGGAGACCGACCTCTCCCAGGCTCCGAGGGTGCCCCAGGTGCTTGGCTTGCTCAAACTAGCTAGTCAGGCTAGACTGTTTTTGTGAAACACGTCTGGCAACTTCAGGAAGCCAAAGCCCGGTTTTCCGAGGTGGTGGAGCGGGCGCTGGGGGGTGAGCCGCAGACCGTGACCCGGCGGGGTCGGCCTGCGGTGGTGGTGCTGGACTGGGTTACCTACACCCAGCTTCGTGGCCAGGATTTCTCCCTTCTTGAGGCGCTGTGCCCCTCAGAACCCCTCTCCGACGAGGAAACTGAGGCCCTGGCCAACCGGCCAGAAACGGGCTACCGGGAGGTCAGCTTTTGAGCTACCTGCTGGACACCAACGTGGTCTCCGAGGC
The DNA window shown above is from Meiothermus sp. CFH 77666 and carries:
- a CDS encoding type II toxin-antitoxin system Phd/YefM family antitoxin, with the protein product MKHVWQLQEAKARFSEVVERALGGEPQTVTRRGRPAVVVLDWVTYTQLRGQDFSLLEALCPSEPLSDEETEALANRPETGYREVSF